One Phalacrocorax aristotelis chromosome 14, bGulAri2.1, whole genome shotgun sequence DNA window includes the following coding sequences:
- the RPS24 gene encoding small ribosomal subunit protein eS24 isoform X2 — MNDTVTIRTRKFMTNRLLQRKQMVIDVLHPGKATVPKTEIREKLAKMYKTTPDVIFVFGFRTHFGGGKTTGFGMIYDSLDYAKKNEPKHRLARHGLYEKKKTSRKQRKERKNRMKKVRGTAKANVGAGKK, encoded by the exons ATG AATGACACAGTGACCATCAGAACGAGGAAGTTTATGACAAACAGACTGCTTCAGCGCAAGCAGATG GTGATTGATGTTCTTCATCCTGGGAAGGCCACAGTCCCCAAAACAGAAATCAGGGAAAAGCTGGCAAAAATGTACAAGACAACCCCTGATGTAATTTTCGTCTTTGGCTTCAGAACTCACTTCGGTGGCGGCAAGACAACAGGTTTTGGCATGATCTATGATTCTCTGGACTATGCAAAGAAAAACGAACCAAAGCACAGGCTTGCCAGG CATGGCTTGTACGAAAAGAAGAAGACTTCCCGGAAGCAGCGAAAAGAGCGTAAGAACAGAATGAAGAAAGTcaggggcacagccaaggcaaaTGTTGGTGCTGGCAAGAAG taa
- the RPS24 gene encoding small ribosomal subunit protein eS24 isoform X1: protein MNDTVTIRTRKFMTNRLLQRKQMVIDVLHPGKATVPKTEIREKLAKMYKTTPDVIFVFGFRTHFGGGKTTGFGMIYDSLDYAKKNEPKHRLARHGLYEKKKTSRKQRKERKNRMKKVRGTAKANVGAGKKK from the exons ATG AATGACACAGTGACCATCAGAACGAGGAAGTTTATGACAAACAGACTGCTTCAGCGCAAGCAGATG GTGATTGATGTTCTTCATCCTGGGAAGGCCACAGTCCCCAAAACAGAAATCAGGGAAAAGCTGGCAAAAATGTACAAGACAACCCCTGATGTAATTTTCGTCTTTGGCTTCAGAACTCACTTCGGTGGCGGCAAGACAACAGGTTTTGGCATGATCTATGATTCTCTGGACTATGCAAAGAAAAACGAACCAAAGCACAGGCTTGCCAGG CATGGCTTGTACGAAAAGAAGAAGACTTCCCGGAAGCAGCGAAAAGAGCGTAAGAACAGAATGAAGAAAGTcaggggcacagccaaggcaaaTGTTGGTGCTGGCAAGAAG AAATGA